The sequence below is a genomic window from Natrinema salaciae.
CTGGCGAAGGCGATGAGCCAACTGCTTCCCAAGGAGGATCTCCAGGACGTCTTAGTCTACCACAACCCGGACGACGGCAACGAACCGAAGGTCCGTACCGTTCCCGCCGGGAAGGGCGAACAGATCATCGACGCCCACAAGGAGGAAGCCCGCAAGCGCAACCAGATGCGCTCGATCCTGATGTGGATCATCATCGCGGTCGTCCTCGGATATGCGATCCTCAGCCCTGCCAGTATGCTTCTCGGCGTCGTTGCCGCGGGGATCATCTGGCTGATCTTCCGCTACACCTCCCGCGGTACCGACGCGATGGTGCCCAACATGATCGTCAACAACGGCGATCAGCGCGTCGCCCCCTTCGAGGACGCGACCGGCGCTCACGCCGGCGCACTGCTGGGCGACGTCCGCCACGACCCCTTCCAGTCCGGCGGCATGGAGACCCCGAGCCACGATCGTGTCGAGCCCGGCTCCATCCACAAATCGAACAAGGGCGTGCTGTTCGTCGACGAGATCAACACGCTCGACATCCGGACCCAGCAGAAGCTGATGACGGCCATCCAGGAGGGCGAGTTCGCCATCACGGGCCAGTCCGAGCGCTCCTCGGGCGCGATGGTTCAGACCGAACCCGTCCCCTGTGACTTCATCATGGTCGCTGCCGGGAACCTCGACGCCATGGAGAACATGCACCCCGCGCTCCGCAACCGGATCAAGGGGTACGGCTACGAGGTCTACATGGACGACACCATCGAGGACACCCCCGAGATGCGGCGCAAGTACGCCCGCTTCATCGCCCAGGAGGTCGAACGCGACGGCCGCCTCCCACACTTCACCGACGACGCCGTCGAGGAGATCATCCTCGAGGCCAAGCGTCGCTCGGGCCGCAAGAACCACCTCACGCTGCACTTCCGCACCCTCGGTGGGCTGGTCCGCGTCGCGGGCGACATCGCCCGCGCGGAGGATCGGGAGTTCACGACCCGCGACGACGTCCTGCAAGCCAAAAAACGCTCGCGCTCGATCGAGCAACAGCTCGCCGACGACTACATCGAGCGCCGCAAGGACTACGAGCTGCAGGTCAACGAAGGCGGCGTCGAGGGCCGCGTCAACGGCCTCGCCGTCATGGGCGAGGACTCGGGCATCATGCTTCCCGTTATGGCCGAGATCGCCCCCGCACAGGGCGGCGGGCAGGTGATCGCCACCGGCCAGCTCAAGGAGATGGCCGAGGAGTCGGTCCAGAACGTCTCCGCGATCATCAAGAAGTTCTCCGACGTGGACCTCTCGGAGAAGGACATCCACATCCAGTTCGTCCAGGCCGGACAACAGGGCGTCGACGGCGACTCCGCCTCCATCACTGTGGCGACCGCCGTCATCTCCGCGCTGGAGAACATTCCGGTCGACCAGTCGGTCGCCATGACCGGCTCGCTGTCGGTGCGCGGCGACGTGCTTCCGGTCGGCGGCGTCACCCACAAGATCGAAGCCGCCGCGAAGGCCGGCTGTACGAAGGTCATCATCCCCGAGGCGAACGAACAGGACGTGATGATCGAAGAGGAGTACGAGGAGATGATCGAGATCATTCCCTGCTCGAACATCAGCGAAGTCCTGGACGTCGCCCTGATGGGCGAACCGAAGAAGGACTCGCTGGTCGATCGGCTCAAGTCGATCACCGGCACGGCGTTCGATCAGGGTGCCGTCGGCTCCGCCGGCGGCTCGAACCCGAGCCCACAGTAAATGCCCCAGTGGGCGACGTTCGTCGGTATCACGGGCGTCGTCCTCGTCTTGCTACTCGTTTTATCGCACCTGACCCAGTCCGCGTTCAGCGACGGCGACCCCGATCCCAATTCCGATTCCGATTCCGATCCCGATCCCGGTGACGGCAACTCCGAATCGAGCGACGGTGCCAGCGCCCCGACCGATGCGCCGGCCGACGCCGACCGCGTCGATATCGCGATCGACCTGCCGCCCCGGAATCGTCCCACAGAGCGGACCCAGCGGACGCGAACGGACTTCGATCCAACCACCGATACTCCCACCTCCGACGAGTCGTCGGCTCCACGACCGGCCTCGAGCGCTGCCGATCCCGACGGTTCGGCATCTGACTCGAGTCGGCACCCCAACGCGGCCGCTGCGGACGGCGATCGGGAACGGCCGGCCGACCGCGGCATCGACCCGGACTCGCTGTCGACCGGAGTGCTGCTCGCGAACGTCGCCTTCTCGCAGGGGCTGTTCGCGCTCGTGTTGATCGGTGCGGCGATATACGCGGCGATCCCGGCGTCCGCGCTGGGCATCGAGCTCTCCGCCGCGTTCCTCGAGACGGGACTGCTGTGGGGGACGGCCGCCGGGGTCGCCTTCTACGTCGCGAACGAACTCGCGGCGGCGGCCGCGACGCGGGTCGGGTTCGACCACGAGGAGGACCTGCGGGAACTGCTCTCCCCCGACTCGCTCCGGGAGTGGCTGATGCTGCTGGCAGGGGTCCTCCCGATCATCGCCGTCTTCGAGGAACTCCTCTTCCGGGCGGCGCTGATCGGCGTCCCCGCCGCCGGGTTCGGTCTCTCGCCGTGGCTGCTCGCGATCGGCTCTTCGATCGCGTTCGCGCTCGGCCACGGCATGCAGGGATCGGTGGGCGTCGTCGTCACCGGTGCGCTGGGATTCGCCCTCGCGGCCGTCTTCATCGTCACCGGAAGCCTGCTGGTCGTCGTCGTCGCCCACTACCTCGTCAACGCCCTCGAGTTCGTCGTCCACGAGGGGCTCGGTCTCGACTGGGCAGAAACCCTCGAAAGCTAAGAGACGGGACCGAGTTCGTGCCGCCATGAACGCGACCGCCGGACCGACGGCTCGCTCTCGAGCGATCGTCGCCCTGATTTTGGGGTACTTCGCCGTGTTGGCCTACGCGACGGTCACGAACGATCCGCTGGCGCTCACCGTCGCGGCGCTCGGCTTCGGCGTCGTCGCGATCGCCGTGGGCGCGCTGCTGTACGTGCAGGCGGCGGACCCGGGACCGGCGCTGCTTGCGGCCGCCGGATCGCTCGTCGCCGGCGGCCTGCTGCAGTTCGTCGCCGTGCTCGGCAGGTCGGCCGTCGCAGATGGGCTCTCGTCGCTGCTCGTACTCCTGGGCGTCGGGTGTTACGTCTACGCGGTCTGGTCCCGATCCGCGTAGCGTCGGCGCTCACGGACTCGTCCGAAGCACCTGCGCCGTCGGGACCCGCCAGCCGTAGGTGACTGCTGCGATGCGCGTTCCGACCGTCACCGCCGCACAGACCGCCGCGGCGACGCTCCCGGTGCCGCCGAGCAGGACGACGAGCCAGTACGCGGTCCCGCCGAGCACCGCACAACTCGCGTAGAAGTCCTCGAGCAGAATGAACGGCGACCGGTCGAGCAGGACATCCGCGAACGCACCGCCGCCAACGGCGTTGATCGTCGCGATCGCGACGACGCCGAACCCCGAGACGCCGACGCCGGTTGCGACGATTGCGCCGGCCGTGGTGAACGCGGCGAGTCCGACGGCGTCGGCGCACTGCGTGATCAGATGGTCGTCCGCCGACTCGAGGACGGCACGCACCGCGATCGCCAGCGCCACGCCGAACAGCGCGAGCACGATCTCGCTCGGCGACTGGAGCGCTAACGGAACCCGATTGACGAGGAGATCCCGCGTCGCGCCGCCGGCGAACGCCGTGACGAGTCCGACGACGGCGACGCCGAACAGGTCGAACTCCTCACGGATCGCCTTGGTCGCGCCAACTAGCGCGAACGCGACGAGTCCGATCGCGTTCATCGCGACGAAGGGATCGGCGACCAGCGCCGCGGCCACCGCCAGTTCTCGGTCCACTACTCTCGTGCAGACCGGCGAGCGTTTTGAGTGCTCCGCATCGATCCGAACTGACCGCTAGAACTGCTCGAGTCCGGTCTGCTCGGCCGCGGCGAGGATCGTTTCGCAGGTCGACCACGACTCGCGTGCGAACGGCGGGAGGTCGCCGTGGTCGTCGACGTACTCCGCGAGGAACTCGCGGGTGGTCGAATCGCCCGGATAGCCGCTACCGATCCGCCCGTACTCGTCGGCGAGGGCCGCGACGTGGGCGTCCCGTTCGACCTTGGCGATGATGCTGGCCGCGCCGACGATCGGCGAGTCGTCGTCGGCACCGTGGCGCGCGTCGATCTCGAGAGGCTCGAGCGAGCAGCTGTCGGCGACCCGGCGAGCGAACCGGTCGGCGTCGGTGTCGCAAGCGTCACAGAGCCCCGCGATCGCGCCGCTCGCGGTATCGGTTCGCTCGAGGCCGGCGACGGCCCCCTCGATCGCCTCGGCGTGGGCCGCGACGGCGAGCGAGTTCATGTCCGACCCGGGGTCGTCGATCTGCGCCGGCGTGATTTCGGCGACGCCGACCGCGATCCGGTCGTCGTTCCGCAGGGTCGCCGCCAGTTCCCGGCGTCTGTCGGGCGAAAGCCGTTTCGAGTCCGCGATCCCGTCCGGGAGTTCGGCAGGGTCCGCGAGGTGGACCGCGGCGGCGAACATCGATCCCAGAACCGGTCCTTTCCCCGCTTCGTCGACGCCGACGGGCATACCCGCCACCTCGTGGAGTGGCGACAAAACCGTTGTGACTCCGCTCGCGGGGCGAGGCTGTGGCCGTCGGTACCGAATTCGGTGGCGAAGTCGGCTCCGGAATCAGTCGTCTTCGATGGCGTCGGCTACGTCCTCCCAGTCGAACGCGGCGACCGACCGGTCGGCGTGGATCGCGAACAGCGCGCCCTCCGAGAAGGGGCCGTACTCGCGTTGGGTGAGCCAGATGCCGTCGGTGTCCGCGACGTGGTCTCCCTGGAACGTCGCGCGGTGGTCGAACGATTCCCGGTCGAACACGTGAAACTGGCTTCGTTGCTCGATCTGATCGGTACAGATCCAGAATCCGTCCCCGTCGTCCAGTGTCTCGGTCAGTTCGACCCCGACCGATCCCGATGGGGTGTCGGCCCGATCCGTCGATCGGAGTCGGTGTCGACGGACTCTATCGAGTCCGTCTGTGAACGGTTCCCTGGACGCGTCGCGGAAGCGTGATCGGCCGCCGCGTGCGTTCCGTATCGGTCCCGTCTAAATACCTTTAGTTTCGAAGTGGTAATTTAACGACCGCCAGTCGCGACAACACCTGTGTGGAACCCACACGCCGCAGTTTCTTGAGAACGGCCGGAACGGGCGGTCTGACCGCGTTCGGAGCGACGACGTTGGCCGGCAACGCGTCGGCCCACGAGGCAATCGACATTCCGCCTCGCTACCTCGAGCAGTACCGGGAGACCGGCACGAACTGGGGGATGGACTGGACGTACCTGGCCGGCATCGGGGCGGTCGAGACCCAGCACGGGCAGTACGAGGACGGCTGTGAAACGTCGTCAGCGGGCGCTCGCGGCCCCATGCAATTCATGCCGTCGACGTGGGAGGCCTACGGTGTGGACG
It includes:
- the lonB gene encoding ATP-dependent protease LonB, with the protein product MSNDTNVDDPPEDAPDAVPDEDQPAGQPERQGDQSPPAEDGDRRNDVDDPIDEFEPVSEEEDDDDGIETVDDLGSTVEVDPGVEVDEDIAEDDLLGGLKIDSTEDIEVPDRLVDQVIGQDEARDIIIKAAKQRRHVMMIGSPGTGKSMLAKAMSQLLPKEDLQDVLVYHNPDDGNEPKVRTVPAGKGEQIIDAHKEEARKRNQMRSILMWIIIAVVLGYAILSPASMLLGVVAAGIIWLIFRYTSRGTDAMVPNMIVNNGDQRVAPFEDATGAHAGALLGDVRHDPFQSGGMETPSHDRVEPGSIHKSNKGVLFVDEINTLDIRTQQKLMTAIQEGEFAITGQSERSSGAMVQTEPVPCDFIMVAAGNLDAMENMHPALRNRIKGYGYEVYMDDTIEDTPEMRRKYARFIAQEVERDGRLPHFTDDAVEEIILEAKRRSGRKNHLTLHFRTLGGLVRVAGDIARAEDREFTTRDDVLQAKKRSRSIEQQLADDYIERRKDYELQVNEGGVEGRVNGLAVMGEDSGIMLPVMAEIAPAQGGGQVIATGQLKEMAEESVQNVSAIIKKFSDVDLSEKDIHIQFVQAGQQGVDGDSASITVATAVISALENIPVDQSVAMTGSLSVRGDVLPVGGVTHKIEAAAKAGCTKVIIPEANEQDVMIEEEYEEMIEIIPCSNISEVLDVALMGEPKKDSLVDRLKSITGTAFDQGAVGSAGGSNPSPQ
- a CDS encoding CPBP family intramembrane glutamic endopeptidase; this translates as MPQWATFVGITGVVLVLLLVLSHLTQSAFSDGDPDPNSDSDSDPDPGDGNSESSDGASAPTDAPADADRVDIAIDLPPRNRPTERTQRTRTDFDPTTDTPTSDESSAPRPASSAADPDGSASDSSRHPNAAAADGDRERPADRGIDPDSLSTGVLLANVAFSQGLFALVLIGAAIYAAIPASALGIELSAAFLETGLLWGTAAGVAFYVANELAAAAATRVGFDHEEDLRELLSPDSLREWLMLLAGVLPIIAVFEELLFRAALIGVPAAGFGLSPWLLAIGSSIAFALGHGMQGSVGVVVTGALGFALAAVFIVTGSLLVVVVAHYLVNALEFVVHEGLGLDWAETLES
- a CDS encoding trimeric intracellular cation channel family protein yields the protein MNAIGLVAFALVGATKAIREEFDLFGVAVVGLVTAFAGGATRDLLVNRVPLALQSPSEIVLALFGVALAIAVRAVLESADDHLITQCADAVGLAAFTTAGAIVATGVGVSGFGVVAIATINAVGGGAFADVLLDRSPFILLEDFYASCAVLGGTAYWLVVLLGGTGSVAAAVCAAVTVGTRIAAVTYGWRVPTAQVLRTSP
- the rnhB gene encoding ribonuclease HII, coding for MPVGVDEAGKGPVLGSMFAAAVHLADPAELPDGIADSKRLSPDRRRELAATLRNDDRIAVGVAEITPAQIDDPGSDMNSLAVAAHAEAIEGAVAGLERTDTASGAIAGLCDACDTDADRFARRVADSCSLEPLEIDARHGADDDSPIVGAASIIAKVERDAHVAALADEYGRIGSGYPGDSTTREFLAEYVDDHGDLPPFARESWSTCETILAAAEQTGLEQF